The Rhododendron vialii isolate Sample 1 chromosome 6a, ASM3025357v1 genome includes a window with the following:
- the LOC131329153 gene encoding probable transcription factor GLK1 produces MLALSPLRCCSAKDEKEGEALLESFMMGGNEFQSFCSGSNLLESIDFDDLFVGIDDGDVLPDLEMDSEMFSEFSISSGGEELEAQEKIDGSKKEEEDRVSGSEIGCKREESVRVNSSKKAGDKGRKSSGQSKSSHGKRKVKVDWTPELHKRFVQAVEQLGVDKAVPSKILEIMGIHCLTRHNIASHLQKYRSHRKHLLAREAEAASWSHRRQMYGGAGGGGTKINASPWLAPTMGFPQNPMTPLQHVRPLHVWGHPPADQPLMRMQPPTQPPPTAAWASTLHPPPARPLPDHSFWHSHRKRVIPIPLTPGTPYFPPPLATPRFPAVAVVPGIPPPHAMLYTAVDPGRAGPIGVPARQSGPHPPFLEFHPSKESIDSAIGDVLSQPWQPLPLGLKPPSLDSVMVELQRQGIPKIPLHL; encoded by the exons ATGCTGGCTTTGTCACCGTTGAGGTGTTGCAGCGCTAAAGATGAAAAGGAGGGAGAAGCACTACTGGAGAGCTTTATGATGGGAGGAAATGAATTCCAGAGTTTTTGTAGTGGTAGTAATTTGCTAGAGAGTATCGACTTCGATGACCTCTTCGTGGGAATCGACGATGGCGATGTGTTGCCTGATTTGGAAATGGACtcggaaatgttttccgagttCTCGATTTCCAGTGGCGGCGAGGAACTGGAGGCTCAGGAGAAAATAGACGGTTCtaaaaaggaggaggaagatAGAGTCTCCGGTTCGGAAATCGGGTGCAAGAGGGAGGAATCTGTCCGCGTAAATTCGTCGAAGAAGGCGGGCGATAAAGGGAGGAAATCATCGGGGCAATCCAAGAGCTCTCACgggaaaagaaaagtgaag GTGGACTGGACGCCAGAGCTGCACAAGAGATTTGTGCAAGCAGTGGAGCAACTGGGAGTGGATAAGGCAGTTCCTTCAAAGATTTTAGAGATTATGGGAATTCATTGTCTCACTCGCCATAACATTGCTAGCCATCTCCAa AAATACCGATCGCATCGGAAACATTTGCTAGCTAGAGAAGCCGAGGCGGCAAGCTGGAGCCATAGACGGCAAATGTACGGTGGCGCGGGTGGAGGTGGAACCAAGATTAATGCGAGCCCATGGCTTGCACCAACAATGGGCTTCCCTCAAAATCCAATGACACCCTTACAACATGTAAGACCTTTACATGTTTGGGGGCATCCCCCGGCTGATCAGCCCTTAATGCGTATGCAGCCGCCAACGCAGCCACCACCGACGGCTGCATGGGCATCAACCCTGCATCCTCCTCCAGCACGACCACTGCCGGACCATTCATTTTGGCATTCACACCGCAAAAGA GTAATTCCAATTCCTCTTACCCCAGGAACACCTTACTTTCCACCACCACTGGCAACACCG AGATTTCCGGCAGTAGCAGTGGTCCCTGGGATTCCACCACCCCATGCCATGTTGTACACAGCAGTAGACCCGGGCCGGGCTGGCCCCATTGGTGTCCCCGCTAGACAATCCGGTCCCCACCCTCCATTCCTCGAATTTCATCCG TCGAAGGAGAGCATTGATTCAGCTATTGGAGATGTTTTATCACAGCCATGGCAGCCACTCCCTCTTGGTCTAAAACCACCTTCTCTCGACAGTGTCATGGTGGAACTTCAACGTCAAGGAATTCCCAAAATACCCCTCCATTTGTGA